One genomic segment of Chelonia mydas isolate rCheMyd1 chromosome 1, rCheMyd1.pri.v2, whole genome shotgun sequence includes these proteins:
- the LMOD2 gene encoding leiomodin-2: MSTFGYRRELSKYESIDEDELLASLTDEELKELERELEDIEPDRNLPVGQRQKNLTEKTPTGTFSREALMAYWEKETRKLLEKERLGACEKDSKQEDSNSEDTEEEYFTGTNSEISEEAYTEEEEEEEDEKEEAEEKKEPEEKEEEESDEDDSEKKENAAVCERTVTCESGRSSDHSKRKKCDIQKEKENVINGDGGKDTEDTSFKMGAIHPCGNPTVIEDALEKVRNNDPDTTEVNLNNIENITIQMLTHFAQALKNNTVVKMFNLANTRADDSAAIAIAGMLKVNKYITSLNIDSNFITGKGILAIMRALQHNKVLTELRFHNQRHIMGSQVEMDIAKLLKDNTTVVKLGYHFELAGPRMSMTSILTRNMDKQRQKRMQEQKQQESGCDGAINPKTKALQKGTPGSSPYASPKSSPWSSPKLPKKAQPVKIQPPAPPSPPPPPPPPPPPPPLIVPEKKTPTRNIAEVIKQQESSKNALQNGHKKKKGKKSKKHENSILKEIKNSLRSVSDKKSEEGSRPSTRPSTPQMSLHDSLMEAIRGSSIKQLKQVEVPEALR; this comes from the exons ATGTCTACCTTTGGCTACAGAAGAGAGCTTAGTAAATATGAATCCATTGATGAAGATGAACTCCTTGCTTCTCTGACTGACGAGGAGCTaaaggagctggagagggagCTAGAAGATATTGAGCCCGACCGTAACCTTCCAGTGGGGCAAAGACAAAAGAATCTAACAGAGAAAACTCCTACAGGAACTTTCAGCAGGGAAGCGTTGATGGCCTATTGGGAAAAAGAGACCAGAAAACTCCTAGAAAAAGAAAGGTTGGGGGCATGCGAAAAG GATTCAAAGCAAGAAGACAGCAATTCAGAAGACACTGAGGAAGAATATTTCACAGGAACTAACAGTGAAATTTCTGAGGAGGCATAtactgaagaggaggaggaggaagaagacgaaaaagaggaagcagaagaaaaaaaggaaccagaagaaaaagaagaagaagaaagtgatGAAGATGattcagaaaaaaaggaaaatgctgcAGTTTGTGAGAGGACTGTGACTTGTGAAAGTGGCAGGAGTTCTGACCACTCGAAACGCAAGAAATGTGACAtccagaaggaaaaggaaaatgtcaTCAATGGTGATGGTGGCAAAGACACAGAAGACACAAGCTTTAAAATGGGTGCCATCCACCCTTGTGGAAACCCAACGGTTATTGAGGATGCTTTGGAAAAAGTTAGGAACAATGACCctgacaccactgaagtcaacttaAATAACATTGAAAACATCACCATACAGATGCTTACACATTTCGCTCAAGCCCTCAAGAACAACACAGTGGTTAAGATGTTCAATCTGGCCAATACTCGTGCTGATGATAGTGCGGCAATTGCTATTGCGGGGATGTTAAAAGTGAATAAGTATATAACGAGTCTGAACATTGATTCAAATTTTATCACAGGCAAAGGGATACTGGCCATCATGAGAGCTTTGCAGCATAACAAGGTTTTAACAGAACTACGATTCCACAACCAACGGCATATCATGGGCAGTCAGGTTGAAATGGACATAGCTAAACTATTGAAAGACAATACCACAGTGGTGAAGCTAGGGTACCACTTTGAGCTTGCTGGACCAAGAATGAGCATGACAAGTATCCTCACAAGAAACATGGATAAGCAAAGGCAAAAACGTATGCAGGAGCAAAAACAGCAAGAGTCTGGTTGTGATGGAGCAATCAATCCAAAGACCAAAGCCTTGCAGAAAGGAACTCCTGGGTCCTCACCTTACGCATCACCTAAGAGCTCACCTTGGTCCTCTCCAAAACTCCCTAAGAAAGCTCAGCCTGTCAAAATCCAGCCTCCAGCTCCACCTtcacctcctccaccccctcccccacccccgccccctcctcccctcattgTTCCAGAGAAAAAGACACCAACGAGGAATATAGCTGAAGTCATCAAACAACAGGAGAGCTCCAAGAATGCCTTACAAAatggacacaaaaagaaaaaaggcaaaaaaagcaaaaagcatgaGAATAGCATattgaaagaaattaaaaattcctTAAGATCAGTCTCAGACAAGAAATCAGAAGAAGGATCGCGACCCTCTACCCGACCCTCCACCCCACAAATGTCTCTTCATGATAGCCTTATGGAAGCAATTCGGGGAAGCAGCATAAAACAGTTAAAGCAG GTGGAAGTTCCAGAAGCTCTTCGATGA